The following proteins are encoded in a genomic region of Nicotiana sylvestris chromosome 4, ASM39365v2, whole genome shotgun sequence:
- the LOC104239163 gene encoding histone H3.2 encodes MARTKQTARKSTGGKAPRKQLATKAARKSAPATGGVKKPHRFRPGTVALREIRKYQKSTELLIRKLPFQRLVREIAQDFKTDLRFQSSAVAALQEAAEAYLVGLFEDTNLCAIHAKRVTIMPKDIQLARRIRGERA; translated from the coding sequence atgGCAAGAACAAAACAAACAGCACGTAAATCCACTGGAGGAAAGGCACCCAGGAAGCAACTAGCAACAAAAGCTGCCAGAAAATCAGCTCCGGCAACCGGTGGAGTTAAGAAGCCCCACCGTTTCCGTCCAGGTACGGTGGCACTTCGAGAGATCCGTAAGTATCAGAAGAGCACTGAACTTCTGATCCGTAAACTCCCATTTCAGAGACTGGTAAGAGAAATAGCACAAGATTTTAAGACTGATTTGAGGTTCCAGAGCAGTGCCGTAGCGGCGCTTCAGGAAGCGGCAGAGGCGTACCTGGTGGGTTTGTTTGAGGATACCAACTTGTGTGCTATCCATGCTAAGAGGGTTACTATTATGCCTAAGGATATTCAGTTGGCTAGGCGGATTAGGGGTGAAAGGGCTTAG